From the Blastocatellia bacterium genome, the window CGACTCTTCGTCGTCAATAACGAGCAGCGTCTCCGTCCCTCCTTTAACAGAGATCGCCTGCGTGTTGACGCTTTCCGGCTCGGTCCAAGTTCGGACGGGGAGATAGATGCGGAAGGTCGAGCCATGACCCCGTTCACTGTAGACGTTGATGAACCCGTCGTGGTTTCTCACGATGCCGTAAACCATGGCCAGTCCCAGACCGGTCCCCTTGCCGGGTTCTTTGGTGGTGAAAAACGGATCGAATATTCTCGCCTGCGTGGCCTGGTCCATGCCGATGCCGGTATCGCTGACGGAAATGACAATGTAGGGGCCGGGCTTGGCATCGGGCAGGCGATGAATGTAGGGGTCCTCAATCCACTCGTAGCGCGTCTCGACCGTCAGGGTGCCTCCCTGGGGCATGGCTTCACAGCCGTTGAGACAGAGATTGAGCAAGGCCTGCTGGATCTGAGCCGGGTCTCCTTCGATCACAGGCAGTGGTGTCGCCAGTCGCTTCTCAATGGTGATCTCGGCGCCCGCGCCCCGTCGCACCAGTTCCAGTGTTTCCTCGACAACATCGTTGATCTTGACGGCGTGCGTCTGACGACGGCTCCCTCGGGCAAAGGTGAGAATCTGTCGCGTCAGTTCGGTGGCCCGGAGGGCTGATCGTTCAATCATATCGAGATGTTCGTATAACTCATCTTCTGGCTGGACCAGCGTTTTGGCCAGCGAGGCAAAACCCAGGACACCGGTGAGGAGATTATTAAAATCATGGGCAATGCCGCTGGCGAGCGTGCCGACAGCCTCCATGCGTTGGGATCGCAGAAGTTGTTCTTCGAGTCGCTTTCGGTCGGTGATGTCTCGAAGAATTGATCGCAGGCCGATCGGCGTCCCTTCATCATCGTACATGACGCGCGTGTCGCAGGTGACGTAGAGCAAATCACCATCTTTCCGCCGAATCTGAAACTCCACCCCTTCCAGCCATCCCTCGCTGAGAAGCTCCGGCCACCGCTGTCGTAAAATTTGAGCGGAATCCTCCGGCAGGAGATCGTAAATCGAGCGACCGATCAGCTCATCCTTGGCGTATCCCGTGGCATCGGCTTCCGTTTGATTGCATTCGAGGATGATCCCGTCGAGGTCGGTGGTGTGATACATCGCCGGTGCACGCTCGTAGAGGTCAAGGTATCGCTGCTCGGACGCTTTCAATTCCTCATAGAGCCGGGCGTTATTGATGGCTATGGCCGTTTGATTGGCAAACGCCTGAGCCAGTTCGATCTCTTCCGTCGTGTAGGTCCGAGGGGAATTGTGATAGAGGGCGAGTGTTCCCAAGGGCCGGCCTTGATAGACAAGAGGGATCACCAGCAGCGACCGAATGCCTTCGGATTCAATGACCGGCCGAAGCGCCTCCAGAGATGGGTCGCTCAAGGCATCAGCCACATGAACCGGTTCGGGGACGACGGACGGATCGAGGTTCCAGGGTGAAAAATGACCCACGGCCTCGAGAAAAGAAGGGGATAGTCCCATCGCATAGGCGCAGACGGAGCGATTCCCCTGGGCGGACAGGAGAAAGATGCTCGTGCGCTGAGCCCCGAACAGGGTGCGGCTGGCTTCACTGACGCTTTCGAAGATATGCGTGAGGTCGAGCGCCGCCGTCAGATCTTGGTTGACCTTTTCCAGCGCTGCGAGTTGTCTGAGGTGTTGCTCAGAGATCCAGTAGAGAGCACGATATCGTTCTTCCGCTTCGCGCGTCAGCTCATACAGTCGCGCGTTCGAGATCGCGGTGGCCGTTGTGGCGGCGATGGCTCCGGCCAGAGCCACCTCTTCCGGAGCGAAGCAATGTGGCTGGCGCGTATAAACGATGAAAAGCGCCGCCCGCAGCCGCCCCCGATCCCAGAGCGGCACCGCCATGTAGGAGCGAATACTCAACTGCCTGACAAGATCCGCGGGGAGGAATTCGTGCTCCTGCGGATCCTCGACGACCAGCGGTTGGTCTGATGCCACGAGAAGCCGGCCGATCGTCAAACTGCGGATTTCAGTCCCGACGAGCGACTCGATCAGGCGCCTGGCTTCTTCACTCGCTCCGTGATTGACGATCCGAACGACGCGCTCGCCCTCATCATCCATGAGGTAAATGGAGCAGCGATCGGCACCGAAAAATTCCGCAACCTTCCTGACGATCAAATGAAGCAGGGCCTCCACGTCAAGCACCGTCCCGCAGGCCTGAGCCATTTCCAGCAGAAACTGCGTCTGCCTTTGGATCACTCGCTCGCGTTCTTCAGTGCGTTTGCGCTCGGTGATGTCGCGGGCCACGACGACCATTCCCGTGAAATGCTGCTCTTGATCTCTCATCGGTTCAAAACTGAGAAGCAGGTAACGGTCTCCGTACATTAATTCCTGCTCGTACCGACGATTGAGGGAGCGAAGCGCCGCGATGGAGACGTCTGGCATTCCGAGAAGCCCCAGGATCTCCTCGGCGGGGCTTCCGATGAGTGATTTCAATTCACGCCCGAGCAGAGCCGCTCCCGCTCGATTCACTCTCTTGAGTCGTCCGGTGAGATCGAACAGGAAGATACCATCGGACATGGCGTCAAACGTCGTGCGCCATTCGAAGCTGGCCCGTGCTGCCCGCTGATAGAGTCGTGCCTGGGTGATGGCCAGCGCCGATTCGTGCGCAATGGTCGCGAGCAATTCGATCTCATCGGGCGAAAACTTATGGGGGGCATGATAGTAGTCAACGATCATAACCCCAAGCGGCTCCCCGTCGGATGATCGCAGGAGCGCCAATCCCACCGACTGGGCGCCGTAACGGGTCACCAGATCCCGGGGCAACAGAGGGTTCTCCCCCGCCCGATCAAATGTGATGACGCCCCGATCAAACAACTGAGACTGCAATTCGAGAACCTGCTCCAGGGGGATCACCGCATCCCGGCGAAAAGCCTCCCATAATTGCCGATCACCAACATCAGAGATGGTGATGGTTGGAATAAGATAACGACGTTGCTCGTCAAACAGAAGGATGTTGCAGCGATCCGCACCGATGGCATCTACAGTGGCCTGGGCGATCCGTTTGAGGACCTCTTTAAACTCAATCTCCGAGTTAATGGTGCGAACGATCTCCAGCAGGGTGGAAGCATGCCGCGCACGTTGACGTTCTCCTTCGATCAGCCTGGCTTTCTGTATCTCCGCACCGACCCATTGAGCCGTGATCTGCAACAGATCGAGGTCGCGGTCAGAGAGTTTCCGAGGCCGATCACTCATGATGCTGACAATAGCGTGAACCGCACCCTCCGGATCAAACGCCGGTGCTCCTGCATAAACGCGAATGCCGCGCTGACGAAGATACTCGTCCCCGGGAAACTCCTCCTGGGACCGAACGGTCAGGTAGGATCTCTTCTCGCGCAAAATGACCTCTGCGGGCGTCCCTTGAAGCGACTCCCTTCTCTCGCTGAAGATCTGTCCGCGGTCGTAACAGGCGCGGCAAAGGATTCCCTGTCCGCTGATCTCGTCAACTCGTGCGATAGGAACACCAAATTGCTCGGCCAAAATCTCAACTACAGCACAGCAGATGGCATTCACATCAACACCAGGCGTCGCTCCCACCTGAGAGAGGCGCTCGAACAATGTGTCTCTCCTTCGCGCGCGACGTTTCCCTGATTTTTCCATACTACACCCTCATCCATAGCGTGACAGTTTTCGGGTAAATCAGAGTGAACGAACTCCCTCCTGCAAGGTCTTCTCCTTCGGATCCTTGTTCGATAAACGCAACCTTCACTTACTGACCCTCTCCGACCGAGCATAGGAGTAACGCCTTTGAGGATTCCTTAGCCAGAACTTTATTCCGGCATATCCTACCCGCGACGACCTGTATCACCACTGCTCAACCCCCCTTTATTCTTTCGCCTCACACTATTAACACATGCGAGAGGATAAATCAACTCTATCTTTCGCTCGTGGCATGCGATCATTGCTGGCTCACCGTTGAGAGAAAAAGGGCTTCAGTCGGCCTCAGAATACTGATATTTGGCGTGAATTTGCTTCCCGACCGATACGCCGGGATCAAGGGAGTCTTACGCTCACCTGATAATCAAATGACGGCCCCCCGAGTCCCTCTGTCTCCGTCACACGGATAAAATATCGCCCGCCAAAAGGAGCAATGAAGACAATCAACGGATCGCGTGAGAGAAATGAGCCGTCGCTTTCCGCCAGCTTCACATTGAGGAAAAAGAGTTCAATTTTGATCGCCGCCGGAGACGGGGGCGAGAGTGACTGGGCATCTACGTCAACCGTGATGAATTGCCCCGCCTGAGCCTCGAACGAGAAAACATCCACATCGCCAGCAGGGTTGATCGTCGCCGAAATCGTCGTCTCGGGATCAATGTCATTGGCTGAGGCGAAGGTATCGTTCGGTTCCGATTCAACAGAGGTTCCGGCAGTCCCCATCAGAGTCACGTCCATCTCGTAGACGAAGGATTTTCCGCCCCGGTTAAAGACATCGCGCAAGGAGACGAAAAACGTTCCGGTTGAGGGGAGCGTAGCTTCGAGGAAGGAATCGCGAGTTCCGCCGCGCGGATCGTCATTATTGGTAGCCAGTTGGCGTCCCCCTGCATCGAGCACGCTCACGACGGTGTCAGCAGGAGACGGAGGCGCCAGCCGATCCGCCCGCGTGACGATCGTCACTCGCTGACCCGCGCGGCCGCTGAAGCTGAAAACGTCAGTGTCTCCGAACTGGCCGAAGCTGCCACTGATGGTGACATTCGGGGTGATGGTATTCGCTTGCTGAATGGTGTTATTTGGTTCTTGCTCGGTCACGGGGAGTCGCCCTCCACCAGGTTCGGTCAAGGTCACAACGGCATTATAGGTGTACGCTGGACCTCCTTTCTGATCAAAATGGCGAATGCGAATGAGGTAGCGTCCCGTCGAGGGAAGGGTGACTTGAAGGCGCGAGTCGAGCGACCCGTCAGCATCGTCGTTCTCCGCCAGTTGATTCCCCCGACTGTCCATGAGCGTCACGACGGAATCGAGCGACGACGGAGGCGTGAGGGTTTGCGCATCAATGTCCACCAAAAGCTGCTGGCCTCGACGACCATCGAAGACAAAGAAATCTACATCTCCGGCGGGATTGATCGTTCCTCGAACTGTCACCGGCGGCGTGATGGGATTGGCCTGCGCCGTTGAATTGTTCGGTTCGCTTTCGGTGTTGATCTGCGGTGGAGGGATAACACCCCGACGGGTGATGACAGCTTCGTACGTGTAAGTGGGGCCGCCCTTGGGGCCGAAATTGCGCACGCGAAGGAAGACTCGTCCCGAAGTGGTGGCGGAAAAATCGAGCCGCGAATCAAGTGATCCACCGAAATCATCATTTTCGGCCAGTTGATTGCCCCGGCCGTCAAACAAAGTGATGACCGTATCCGCATCCGATGCCGGTGTGAGAGATCGGGCCCGAATCTCTACTGTAATCGTCTGACCCGAAGTCACATCGAAGCCGAAGAAATCCACATCGCCGCCGGGATCGAGCGTTCCCGCAACCGTCACGTCGGGCACTACCCCATCAGCCTGAGCAATGGTATTGTTGGGTTCGGACTCGACGTGACGTCCGGGTGGACCACCGCCAGTCAAACGCACCGTGACCTGATAGGTGAAGGCGCTGCCTCCTTTATTGTTGAGATCCCGAATGCTGAAGAAGAAACGCCCGCTTTCGGTGAGAGTAACCTCCAGAAGGGAATCAAGCTGTCCCGGCGCTTCATCGTCGTTCTCGGCGATTTTCTTGCCATTGCTCCCGAAGAGTTCGATGACGGTATCGGCTGCCGAGGGGGGTGTGAGCGTCTGAGCATCCACGTCAATGCGCAGGCGTTGGCCGGCGTTAGCCGAGAAGGTGAAGAAATCCACGTCACCCGTTGGACTGAGAATCCCCCGAACGGTCACATCGGGCGAGATCGTGTTGGCTTGAGGCGGAGTGTTGTTGGGTTCAAATTCGGCATTGCCAGGAGGGGGCGGTTGTGCACCGCTCAGCACGACCTGCGCGTGATAAACGAAGTTGCGCCCTCCCCGACCGTTGAAATCCCGCACGCGGAAGACGTACCGGCCCGTCGTCGGGAGCGTTACAACCAAACGCGAATCGAGCGTACTCGGCCCGGCATCATCGTTCTCACCAATCTGCTGCCCGGTGCTCAGAAAGAGCGTCACCACCGTATCAATCCCCGTTCCGGGGCTGAGCGATTGCGCCGTGAGTGTGATCGTCGCCTGCTGACCCTGCGTCCCCGAGAAGCTGAAGAAATCGGTGTCTCCTGCGGGATCGAGCGTGGCGGTGACGGTCACCGGTGGCGTGATCGGATCGGCCTGGGTGATGCTGTTATTTGGTTCGCTTTCGGAAACAAATTGACTCATCGCGGATTCGGACGCCGTTGTGGACGCCGTCGCCCCCGCATCTTGAGGACTCTCGGTTTCCGTCGCCCCAGTTGTGAACGTGAACGTGAGTACCAAATTCGCATCGAAGATGCGGGTCAGTGGACCGCCAAGTTTGGTGACCTCGATGAGGTACGTCGTTCCCGCCATGACGTCCATCTTGACGCGGGATTTCGTCCCAACGTCATCATCGTCGTTGCACGCTACCTCTCGGAGCATCGAACAGGTGCCGGTATACACGGTGAGCACCGTATCAAATCCAAAGCTGCTGCCGTTTGTTGAAACCGTGATCGTTCCGTTTGAGGGCGGTGTGAAGCGATACCAGACGCTGTGGCTATTGAGGCGATCTTCGGCGCAGGATTGCCGGGGATCGTCTTTGTCCGTGCTGGCTTCGAAGACATTGATCCGATCGGTGAAAGAAGGCCCACTGATGATAGTAGCTTGATCGCAGCGGTCATTCGCGGGCCGAGAGACCCGTGTATTGAGGATGATGTTGATGTTGTCCACGATAGCGCCCGCCGCTACAAAAACCGTCGCTTTGCTTTGAGGCGGATCGTCGTCAGATTCGGAATCACCGCTGTAAAATTCTGGCGGTCCAGGCAACGATGCCGGAGGATCGAGCGGGCCGACGCTGGAGCCGCCGGTGAAACTTCCGTCAAGCTCCTCGATCTCAACCGTATACTCCCCCGGCGGGAGGCCACGAATCTCATAGAAGCCGAGAAGGTCAGGGTTGTCTGATCCGCGATACCTCAGATCCCATTCTTTGTCACTGATCGTCCCGATGTGCTGAAAACCGGATACCGATGAGACCGCAATCCTCTGGGGATCGTCAACCTTACGGGCGATGACGTTAGCGCCCATGAAACCGACACCATCGGGGTAGAGAATTCGCCCGCGGATCGTTCCTGTAGTTCGAGCAAACGACGTCGTCGGATAGAGGCTAGATATTGCGGCAATGTCATCAATTTTCGGCGTAGCCCAGGTCTCGACACGAAAGCTGGAGGTGAAGACCGGGATCATGGTGGGGACGGTGTCGTCGTTACCTGGGTTGCCATCGAAGACCGCATCGAGATTGATCTGGGTATGGTCAAGACCGGCGAAGTGACCGACCTCATGCACCATGATTCCCCGGAGCCGATCCTGCTGGTTCGCAAATAACCCGTTGATGGTAACCGTTCCCTGAAGGATGCGCAGCGATGACAGGACGCGAGGCCCAGCGAACCCGGCGACCCTCCGCCGGGAACCGATCCCGAGAAGGGCATCGGTCACGCTTCCATCGCTATCGAAGATGACAGGATTGACACACCCCCGCCCGGCCCGACAATCCTCGACCAGATCATCGAGAACCGACATGACATTGCTTCCGGTCACATCCGTCGTCAGGAGCTGGCCCGAAGGTTGAAATCGAATGGTAGTTGTCGGGATGCTCGCCCAGATCGAGAAAATTTCCTGGGTGAGCGCAACGGCCTGATCATTGGTCAGGGGGCCCAGCGGGCCTTGGTCAGGTGTGTATGCAATGGGGCGGGAGACATTCCAGACAAAGGCGCGCCCGGTGCGCGTCGTCAGCAAAGGTCCCCCCGCGCGCACGAACCGATCGTCCGGAGAGGACAGGCTGGCGAGACTGAGGATCGCCAGCACAAAACCAGAAGGACGGTAAATTCTCATCGTATTGAACTCTCCTTCCCCGTCATCGAGCCAACGAGTTTTCTCACCAGTGAGGCGAAGACTTCGTAAGAAATGGCGCCGCGCATCTGAGCGGCAGCGGCGCGCTCCGTCCGGGACAGACTGAGGTGCTCCGAATCCAGCCCCCGCAGGAGATTCCAGTTGTTAATGCCATTGACCACCTGACGGGCGCCGGTCTGGCGATCACGCTCGATGATGAACTTTCCCTGTCCTCCGGCAACCGGGCTCGTGAAGCCATACTGACTTTCGGGGTAGAGAAAGAGAACGACCTCCTCTCCCGGCCGGTAATGGGGAAGATCATGGACCGGGAGCGTGCGCGGATTTCCGAACTGCATAAACGTGAGTCGTGATGGACCCGGGGGATTTAACCGAGTAGGACCTGTTGCTTTGAACATCTCAGCAACTTCAAGCGTCACGAATGTCACCACGATATTGTGATACTGCGGGTGCCGCCCTTCTCGGACCTCGACGACGCGGCCGGCGATGATGGTTCCGGCCTCCGCGACAAGCTCAGCAAGCGTCGCCTGTGTCATCTGAGCCTCCGCGTTTGGGCCAACGAGGATAATGCCGAGGGCGAGTCCAAGCGCGATCCGTCGCTTCATGGCTGTGCGCCTCCTCATGCCTGGATCAGTGGATTGCGTCTCTCTCTGTCTCATAACCACCCCTGATGCTATCGAAGTCATCGAGCGTCAGCAAGCAGAGGAAAAAGAGAGCCTCACGTCAAGCGGGTCGTGTCCTCGTCACGTAGCACCCAGAGATGGCGGTGATCGTCACTGTCGGATGTCTTGAGAGAGAAAGGCTCTCCTGAGTCGGAGAGGTCTCACGGCGCAGTGCCGTCGGCCTCTTCGGATCGAGGCCGACCCTTCGCGATCCGTTCCTCTACTAGGGAGAGGTTCTTGAACCGGTAGGTGAGGATTTGGTATAAAGTCCGCTTGGCGATTGGTTCGAGGGACGATAGCAATGGCGCTCATCAACGTACTCAAAGCGAGCAACGGCGAGCGAGTTTTCACCGTTGAGATCAGTCCGCCGGTAAACTATACGACGATGGTGAAAATGAGCGAGGTCGTTGAACAGCTCAAAGACCTGGACATTGACGGCATTGCCGTGACCAACAGTACCGGCGGTAGCTTTCGTCTCAATCCGCTGGCGGTGGTGGATACGATTCGCGCCTGGTTGCGAGACATTCCCATCATCATTCATCTGACCTCACGAGATGAGGGATCGGTGCGAAGTCTCTACACGCACATTGGCGAGATGGGACAGAAACGCGTCTCAGATGTACTCGTCCTTCGGGGGGATCCGACGCCGGGGAACTCGACGGCCGTTGACTCGTACAAGTTTTCGACGGTGGAGCTGGTTGGTCTTATTGCCGACTACTGCCGTCAGAACGGGCAAGCGATAGATATATTCGTTGCCGGGCATCCCGAATATCCGGAGTCATCGCTAGCCAAGCACCTCGCCTATCAGAAACGTAAGATTGACCAGGGCGCGCAGGGGATCATCGCCAACATTGTCACCGATCCCGAACGGTATGTTCGGTACGTCGCCGCGTCTCACCGGGCCGGCGTAACGGTTCCCATCGTCCCGTCCCTCATCCCCTTGACGAGCCTGCGGCGGTGCCTCTTTCTCGAAAGTCGGCTCCACATCCCTGTGCCCGAGGCGATCAAGCGCAGACTGGACGGAGCGAGCCCCGATGATGCGCGAAAACGAGGCGTTGAGATGTCTATTGAAATTGCCCACCGCCTTGTAGCTCATGGTGCTCCCGGGATCAATTTCAACATCATCTTCCCCCAGGATGTGACATCGGTTGCCGAAATTCTCCGCGCCGTGCGGGGTCATGCGACAATCTGGGAAAAATATCGGATCGAGGACCCCGAGGAGATTGACTATTACAACGGATTGCGAAGCTGGCGATCATAGCAACGATCACGCACTCATTCCAAGGTGACCTCAGACGGCCAGATCCATGCGGAAAGACCACTGGCGCAAAGACCCATCAGTGCTTATCTTGAGCTGAGCCAGTCGGAGATGAATCTTTCACCGTCCTTGAGGCAAAAGATGTGCCCGGAGCGCCCCGGTTCGTAATCCCCGGCCTGGGCCGAGCGCCTGTGCCAGGTATTGTCAGAGGAGAGCGATGGCTTCATCAGGTCATGGGCCTCTGTTTTTGGGGGAACGAGTGCTGACCATTGTCCTCGCACTCAATCCTGGAGCGCGGTTGTTTCCCCTGACAGCGGA encodes:
- a CDS encoding GAF domain-containing protein: MEKSGKRRARRRDTLFERLSQVGATPGVDVNAICCAVVEILAEQFGVPIARVDEISGQGILCRACYDRGQIFSERRESLQGTPAEVILREKRSYLTVRSQEEFPGDEYLRQRGIRVYAGAPAFDPEGAVHAIVSIMSDRPRKLSDRDLDLLQITAQWVGAEIQKARLIEGERQRARHASTLLEIVRTINSEIEFKEVLKRIAQATVDAIGADRCNILLFDEQRRYLIPTITISDVGDRQLWEAFRRDAVIPLEQVLELQSQLFDRGVITFDRAGENPLLPRDLVTRYGAQSVGLALLRSSDGEPLGVMIVDYYHAPHKFSPDEIELLATIAHESALAITQARLYQRAARASFEWRTTFDAMSDGIFLFDLTGRLKRVNRAGAALLGRELKSLIGSPAEEILGLLGMPDVSIAALRSLNRRYEQELMYGDRYLLLSFEPMRDQEQHFTGMVVVARDITERKRTEERERVIQRQTQFLLEMAQACGTVLDVEALLHLIVRKVAEFFGADRCSIYLMDDEGERVVRIVNHGASEEARRLIESLVGTEIRSLTIGRLLVASDQPLVVEDPQEHEFLPADLVRQLSIRSYMAVPLWDRGRLRAALFIVYTRQPHCFAPEEVALAGAIAATTATAISNARLYELTREAEERYRALYWISEQHLRQLAALEKVNQDLTAALDLTHIFESVSEASRTLFGAQRTSIFLLSAQGNRSVCAYAMGLSPSFLEAVGHFSPWNLDPSVVPEPVHVADALSDPSLEALRPVIESEGIRSLLVIPLVYQGRPLGTLALYHNSPRTYTTEEIELAQAFANQTAIAINNARLYEELKASEQRYLDLYERAPAMYHTTDLDGIILECNQTEADATGYAKDELIGRSIYDLLPEDSAQILRQRWPELLSEGWLEGVEFQIRRKDGDLLYVTCDTRVMYDDEGTPIGLRSILRDITDRKRLEEQLLRSQRMEAVGTLASGIAHDFNNLLTGVLGFASLAKTLVQPEDELYEHLDMIERSALRATELTRQILTFARGSRRQTHAVKINDVVEETLELVRRGAGAEITIEKRLATPLPVIEGDPAQIQQALLNLCLNGCEAMPQGGTLTVETRYEWIEDPYIHRLPDAKPGPYIVISVSDTGIGMDQATQARIFDPFFTTKEPGKGTGLGLAMVYGIVRNHDGFINVYSERGHGSTFRIYLPVRTWTEPESVNTQAISVKGGTETLLVIDDEESVRRLAQRIFRALGYRVFEAEDGQRGLEIFRQHKEEIDLVILDLTMPRLGGLETYRALKAENPRLKVILSSGYTQEGKADIVMREGASAFVQKPYQMQELAMTVRRVLDED
- a CDS encoding DVUA0089 family protein, with amino-acid sequence MRIYRPSGFVLAILSLASLSSPDDRFVRAGGPLLTTRTGRAFVWNVSRPIAYTPDQGPLGPLTNDQAVALTQEIFSIWASIPTTTIRFQPSGQLLTTDVTGSNVMSVLDDLVEDCRAGRGCVNPVIFDSDGSVTDALLGIGSRRRVAGFAGPRVLSSLRILQGTVTINGLFANQQDRLRGIMVHEVGHFAGLDHTQINLDAVFDGNPGNDDTVPTMIPVFTSSFRVETWATPKIDDIAAISSLYPTTSFARTTGTIRGRILYPDGVGFMGANVIARKVDDPQRIAVSSVSGFQHIGTISDKEWDLRYRGSDNPDLLGFYEIRGLPPGEYTVEIEELDGSFTGGSSVGPLDPPASLPGPPEFYSGDSESDDDPPQSKATVFVAAGAIVDNINIILNTRVSRPANDRCDQATIISGPSFTDRINVFEASTDKDDPRQSCAEDRLNSHSVWYRFTPPSNGTITVSTNGSSFGFDTVLTVYTGTCSMLREVACNDDDDVGTKSRVKMDVMAGTTYLIEVTKLGGPLTRIFDANLVLTFTFTTGATETESPQDAGATASTTASESAMSQFVSESEPNNSITQADPITPPVTVTATLDPAGDTDFFSFSGTQGQQATITLTAQSLSPGTGIDTVVTLFLSTGQQIGENDDAGPSTLDSRLVVTLPTTGRYVFRVRDFNGRGGRNFVYHAQVVLSGAQPPPPGNAEFEPNNTPPQANTISPDVTVRGILSPTGDVDFFTFSANAGQRLRIDVDAQTLTPPSAADTVIELFGSNGKKIAENDDEAPGQLDSLLEVTLTESGRFFFSIRDLNNKGGSAFTYQVTVRLTGGGPPGRHVESEPNNTIAQADGVVPDVTVAGTLDPGGDVDFFGFDVTSGQTITVEIRARSLTPASDADTVITLFDGRGNQLAENDDFGGSLDSRLDFSATTSGRVFLRVRNFGPKGGPTYTYEAVITRRGVIPPPQINTESEPNNSTAQANPITPPVTVRGTINPAGDVDFFVFDGRRGQQLLVDIDAQTLTPPSSLDSVVTLMDSRGNQLAENDDADGSLDSRLQVTLPSTGRYLIRIRHFDQKGGPAYTYNAVVTLTEPGGGRLPVTEQEPNNTIQQANTITPNVTISGSFGQFGDTDVFSFSGRAGQRVTIVTRADRLAPPSPADTVVSVLDAGGRQLATNNDDPRGGTRDSFLEATLPSTGTFFVSLRDVFNRGGKSFVYEMDVTLMGTAGTSVESEPNDTFASANDIDPETTISATINPAGDVDVFSFEAQAGQFITVDVDAQSLSPPSPAAIKIELFFLNVKLAESDGSFLSRDPLIVFIAPFGGRYFIRVTETEGLGGPSFDYQVSVRLP
- a CDS encoding methylenetetrahydrofolate reductase; the protein is MALINVLKASNGERVFTVEISPPVNYTTMVKMSEVVEQLKDLDIDGIAVTNSTGGSFRLNPLAVVDTIRAWLRDIPIIIHLTSRDEGSVRSLYTHIGEMGQKRVSDVLVLRGDPTPGNSTAVDSYKFSTVELVGLIADYCRQNGQAIDIFVAGHPEYPESSLAKHLAYQKRKIDQGAQGIIANIVTDPERYVRYVAASHRAGVTVPIVPSLIPLTSLRRCLFLESRLHIPVPEAIKRRLDGASPDDARKRGVEMSIEIAHRLVAHGAPGINFNIIFPQDVTSVAEILRAVRGHATIWEKYRIEDPEEIDYYNGLRSWRS